In Saccharothrix syringae, the following are encoded in one genomic region:
- the hydA gene encoding dihydropyrimidinase, with amino-acid sequence MSILIKGGTVVNATGAVRADVLVDGERIAALLAPGFPLEADRVVDATDKYVIPGGVDAHTHMEMPFGGTSSADTFETGTVAAAWGGTTTIIDFAVQTKGTSLLAALDTWHQKAEGSCAVDYGFHMIVSDVNETSLKEMESCVAAGVNTFKMFMAYPGVFYATDGEILRAMQKARETGSTIMMHAENGIAIDQLVAQALARGRTDPVEHGLTRPPELEGEATSRAIALAKVTGSPLYIVHLSAAQALDAVAEARDTGQNVFAETCPQYLYLSLEDLARPGFEGAKYVASPPLRPKEHQSELWRGLRTNDLSVVSTDHCPFCFKDQKELGRGDFAKIPNGMPGVEHRVDLLHQGVVKGEISLERWVEISSTTPARMFGLHPRKGVIAPGADADVVVYDPRATQVISAATHHMNVDYSAYEGMEITGKVDTVLSRGRVIVDGSGYRGSTGHGRFLSRELNQYLV; translated from the coding sequence GTGAGCATCCTCATCAAGGGCGGCACGGTCGTCAACGCCACCGGTGCCGTGCGGGCCGACGTGCTGGTGGACGGCGAGCGGATCGCCGCGCTGCTCGCGCCCGGCTTCCCGCTGGAGGCCGACCGGGTCGTCGACGCCACCGACAAGTACGTCATCCCCGGCGGCGTCGACGCGCACACCCACATGGAGATGCCGTTCGGCGGCACCTCCTCCGCCGACACCTTCGAGACCGGCACGGTCGCCGCCGCGTGGGGCGGCACCACCACGATCATCGACTTCGCCGTGCAGACCAAGGGCACCTCGCTGCTGGCCGCCCTGGACACGTGGCACCAGAAGGCCGAGGGCAGCTGCGCGGTCGACTACGGGTTCCACATGATCGTCTCCGACGTCAACGAGACCTCGTTGAAGGAGATGGAGTCCTGCGTCGCCGCGGGCGTGAACACCTTCAAGATGTTCATGGCCTACCCCGGCGTCTTCTACGCCACCGACGGCGAGATCCTGCGCGCCATGCAGAAGGCCCGGGAGACCGGCTCGACGATCATGATGCATGCGGAGAACGGCATCGCGATCGACCAGCTCGTGGCGCAGGCGCTCGCGCGGGGCCGCACCGACCCGGTCGAGCACGGCCTGACCCGGCCGCCCGAGCTGGAGGGCGAGGCCACCTCGCGCGCCATCGCGCTGGCGAAGGTCACCGGCTCGCCGCTCTACATCGTGCACCTGTCCGCCGCCCAGGCGCTGGACGCGGTGGCCGAGGCGCGCGACACCGGGCAGAACGTGTTCGCCGAGACGTGCCCGCAGTACCTGTACCTGTCGCTGGAGGACCTGGCGCGGCCGGGCTTCGAGGGCGCGAAGTACGTCGCCTCTCCCCCGCTGCGGCCCAAGGAGCACCAGTCGGAGCTGTGGCGCGGCCTGCGCACCAACGACCTGTCGGTGGTGTCGACCGACCACTGCCCGTTCTGCTTCAAGGACCAGAAGGAGCTGGGGCGCGGCGACTTCGCCAAGATCCCCAACGGGATGCCGGGCGTGGAGCACCGGGTGGACCTGCTGCACCAGGGCGTGGTCAAGGGCGAGATCAGCCTGGAGCGGTGGGTGGAGATCAGCTCCACCACGCCCGCCCGGATGTTCGGCCTGCACCCGCGCAAGGGCGTCATCGCGCCCGGCGCGGACGCCGACGTCGTGGTGTACGACCCGCGCGCCACGCAGGTCATCTCGGCGGCCACGCACCACATGAACGTCGACTACTCCGCGTACGAGGGCATGGAAATCACCGGAAAGGTCGACACCGTGCTGTCCCGCGGTCGTGTCATCGTGGACGGCTCCGGTTACCGGGGGTCGACCGGGCACGGCCGGTTCCTGTCCCGCGAGCTGAACCAGTACCTGGTCTAG
- a CDS encoding TIGR03842 family LLM class F420-dependent oxidoreductase: protein MDFGVVLQTDPPARDVVKGFEAAEGNGFRHGWTFDSCVLWQEPFVIYSQVLAATSSLVVGPMVTNPSTRDWSVTASLFATLNDMFGNRTVCGIGRGDSARRVIGQPPASLATLGRAMTVIKELAEGREVEHHGTPVRIPWVRDGKLEIWMAAYGPRALRMVGEQADGFILQTADPDIARWTIGAVREAAVAAGRDPAAITMCVAAPAYVGDDLPHQRDQLRWFGGMVGNHVADLVARYGDSGAVPKALTDYIKDREGYDYSHHGRAGNRSTDFVPDSIVDRFCLVGPASAHVERLAELAGIGVDNFALYLMHDEKDKTLAAYGAEVIGRV from the coding sequence GTGGACTTCGGTGTGGTGCTGCAGACCGACCCGCCCGCGCGGGACGTGGTGAAGGGGTTCGAGGCGGCCGAGGGCAACGGGTTCCGCCACGGCTGGACGTTCGACTCGTGCGTGCTGTGGCAGGAGCCGTTCGTCATCTACTCCCAGGTGCTGGCGGCGACGTCGTCGCTGGTGGTGGGCCCGATGGTGACCAACCCGAGCACCCGGGACTGGTCGGTGACCGCGTCGCTGTTCGCCACCCTCAACGACATGTTCGGCAACCGCACGGTGTGCGGCATCGGCCGGGGCGACTCCGCGCGCCGGGTGATCGGGCAGCCGCCCGCGTCGCTGGCCACCCTGGGCCGGGCCATGACGGTGATCAAGGAGCTGGCCGAGGGCCGGGAGGTCGAGCACCACGGCACGCCGGTCCGCATCCCGTGGGTGCGCGACGGGAAGCTGGAGATCTGGATGGCCGCCTACGGGCCCCGCGCGCTGCGGATGGTCGGCGAGCAGGCCGACGGGTTCATCCTCCAGACCGCCGACCCGGACATCGCCCGGTGGACGATCGGCGCGGTGCGGGAGGCGGCGGTGGCGGCCGGGCGCGACCCGGCGGCGATCACGATGTGCGTGGCGGCACCCGCGTACGTCGGCGACGACCTGCCGCACCAGCGCGACCAGCTCCGCTGGTTCGGCGGGATGGTCGGCAACCACGTGGCGGACCTGGTCGCCCGGTACGGCGACTCGGGCGCGGTGCCCAAGGCGCTGACGGACTACATCAAGGACCGCGAGGGCTACGACTACAGCCACCACGGCCGGGCGGGCAACCGGTCGACCGATTTCGTGCCGGACTCGATCGTGGACCGGTTCTGCCTGGTCGGGCCCGCTTCGGCGCACGTGGAGCGGTTGGCGGAACTGGCGGGGATCGGCGTGGACAACTTCGCGCTGTACCTGATGCACGACGAGAAGGACAAGACGCTGGCCGCCTACGGGGCCGAGGTGATCGGGCGGGTGTGA